In the Fusarium oxysporum f. sp. lycopersici 4287 chromosome 9, whole genome shotgun sequence genome, one interval contains:
- a CDS encoding arabinogalactan endo-1,4-beta-galactosidase — protein MLGCSLTIVKMVLFRFLAFLSYCSVALALTYKGVDWSSVLLEEQKGIQYTAGGSAQPLEKILAANGVNSVRQRVWVNPSNGDYNLDYNLKLAKRAKAAGLSVYLTLHFSDTWADPGHQAIPSGWPTDIDNLAWRLYNYTQQVSNAFQSAGVPPAIISIGNEITAGLLFPTGSTKSYYNIGRLLNSAAYGIKDSSINPKPKIMIHLDKGWDWGTQEYFYTQVLNQKGLTLDAFDAMGVSYYPFYGSGATFSALETSLTNMANKWGKQIFVSELNWPTSCPSPAQPFPSDMKNIPFSADGQTQFIKKVASIVSKVKGGAGLYYWEPAWMNNQALGSSCPSNTLFSWPGKALSSLSVFKSI, from the exons ATGCTGGGATG TTCTCTTACGATCGTCAAAATGGTGCTGTTTCGATTCTTGGCATTTTTGTCCTACTGCTCGGTCGCTTTGGCCTTGACCTACAAGGGTGTCGACTGGTCTTCCGTTCTTCTGGAAGAACAAAAGGGCATTCAATACACTGCCGGCGGTTCCGCTCAACCGCTTGAGAAAATCCTCGCGGCCAATGGCGTCAACTCAGTCCGCCAGCGAGTCTGGGTGAACCCATCCAACGGTGACTACAACCTCGACTACAACctcaagctcgccaagcGTGCCAAAGCCGCGGGTTTGAGCGTCTACCTGACGCTTCACTTCAGCGACACCTGGGCTGATCCTGGCCACCAAGCTATTCCCTCCGGATGGCCTACCGATATCGATAACCTAGCTTGGAGATTGTACAACTACACTCAGCAAGTCTCCAACGCTTTCCAGTCTGCTGGTGTTCCTCCTGCTATTATCTCCATTGGAAATGAGATCACtgctggtcttctctttcccACCGGCTCAACCAAGTCTTACTACAACATCGGACGTCTTCTCAACTCTGCGGCCTACGGTATCAAGGACTCTTCTATCAACCCGAAGCCCAAGATCATGATCCATCTCGACAAGGGCTGGGACTGGGGTACCCAGGAATACTTCTACACCCAAGTCCTCAACCAAAAGGGTCTTACCCTCGATGCCTTCGATGCCATGGGTGTTTCATACTACCCCTTCTACGGATCTGGCGCCACTTTCTCTGCACTCGAGACGTCTCTTACCAACATGGCCAACAAATGGGGAAAGCAGATCTTTGTCAGCGAGCTTAACTGGCCTACGTCTTGCCCTTCGCCTGCTCAGCCTTTCCCTAGCGACATGAAGAACATTCCCTTCTCGGCTGATGGTCAGACGCAGTTTATTAAGAAGGTTGCTAGCATTGTTAGCAAGGTCAAGGGTGGAGCTGGACTTTATTACTGGGAGCCTGCTTGGATGAATAACCAGGCTCTTGGTTCTTCGTGTCCTTCTAACACTTTGTTCTCGTGGCCTGGCAAGGCTCTGTCGAGTCTTTCTGTTTTTAAGAGTATCTAA
- a CDS encoding hypothetical protein (At least one base has a quality score < 10), producing MGDLWREEETLKKVQFRLGKGFKVFQDTANDLRATLCDIGRLIDSQGEGMFPGLKRAVFTLSRSQYAGILTEIRDSVSNLENLTNRNMELEPARIVRSKQKHGDHGSFRSSFTAIHCHSGVRRHLNHWCLAAPWAVDFSRARDRRHRPEPALLYCCDVNNSGFPLNREWRRRILVSMPKPSTLHITEPAPVPIETLPSSKIRSLLQAVSRSSLYQFPIDTAQKNRSPRSPRSPQDSSVAVNETIAVDEPQDEGEDLTLGSDAESSTASMSSSILNYRTINGRTFHSERGNAAYWWSNDERQSDAMDIAKFLTSGLELVRNDLPCVTARLPVLIYTAGIWAIDFADKFPGCEVIGTDISPIQPGWVPPNLKFEIEDCNQEWTFPSESFDYVHLRYLVGCIPDWTELFSQAYKTLKPGGWVESFEISPTAESDDGTVTYDSAMAQWGRIFVEASKKIGNSFTVVDDKVQRPALQEAGFVDIHEWEFKCPLNPWPKDPKLKEIGRFGEVFLTQDTEGFVTLAANLLGWSMEEVYVYIAKFRREVRNRKHHVYIRLRAVWARKPETKEEPTPA from the exons ATGGGAGATCTTTGGCGCGAAGAAGAAACGTTGAAGAAAGTTCAGTTTCGCCTTGGGAAGGGCTTCAAGGTTTTCCAAGACACTGCCAATGACCTGAGGGCAACGCTTTGTGATATTGGGAGGTTGATCGACTCCCAAGGTGAAGGGATGTTCCCAGGTCTAAAACGAGCTGTCTTTACATTGAGCCGCTCACAATACGCAGGTATCCTGACGGAAATCAGAGACAGCGTATCGAATCTCGAGAACCTGACAAACCGTAACATGGAGCTCGAACCTGCACGGATAGTTAGATCCAAGCAGAAACATGGCGACCATGGTTCATTCAGATCATCTTTCACTGCTATTCACTGCCATAGTGGTGTTCGAAGACATCTCAACCATTGGTGCCTCGCCGCCCCTTGGGCTGTCGATTTCAGTAGGGCTCGAGATCGGAGGCATCGCCCTGAGCCTGCCCTTCTTTATTGCTGCGATGTT AATAATTCTGGGTTCCCGTTAAACCGAGAATGGAGACGAAGAATCCTGGTCTCGATGCCAAAACCATCCACCCTTCATATTACGGAACCAGCCCCTGTACCAATTGAAACACTGCCAAGCTCCAAAATCCGCTCCCTCCTACAGGCGGTCAGCAGGAGCAGTCTGTACCAGTTTCCAATCGACA CAGCCCAAAAGAACCGGTCTCCCCGGTCTCCGCGATCGCCCCAGGATTCGTCGGTAGCAGTCAACGAAACAATTGCAGTTGACGAGCCTCAAGATGAGGGGGAGGACTTGACATTAGGATCTGACGCTGAGAGCTCGACGGCCTCCATGTCATCGAGCATTCTTAATTATCGTACGATCAATGGCAGAACGTTTCACAGTGAGAGAGGAAACGCAGCCTATTGGTGGTCCAACGATGAGCGCCAAAGTGATGCCATGGATATCGC AAAGTTCTTGACGTCGGGACTGGAACTGGTACGAAATGACCTCCCTTGCGTGACCGCGAGATTGCCCGTACTAATTTATACTGCAGGTATTTGGGCTAT TGATTTTGCCGACAAATTCCCTGGGTGCGAGGTCATCGGTACCGATATTTCACCCATCCAGCCCGGCTGGGTCCCACCGAACTTGAAATT CGAGATTGAAGATTGCAACCAAGAGTGGACCTTCCCATCAGAGTCTTTCGATTATGTTCACCTTCGTTATCTGGTCGGCTGCATTCCTGACTGGACAGAGCTTTTCAGCCAAGCATACAAGACCCTCAAGCCTGGTGGCTGGGTTGAGAGCTTTGAAATTTCCCCGACTGCAGAAAGCGACGATGGTACCGTCACGTATGACTCTGCAATGGCTCAATGGGGAAGGATTTTTGTCGAGGCTTCAAAGAAGATCGGCAATAGCTTTACCGTCGTCGACGATAAAGTCCAGAGGCCTGCTTTACAAGAGGCGGGATTCGTCGATATTCACGAGTGGGAGTTTAAG TGTCCCTTGAACCCGTGGCCCAAGGACCCTaagctcaaggagattgGCCGGTTTGGAGAGGTCTTCCTCACCCAGGATACTGAAGGTTTCGTAACATTAGCCGCCAATCTATTAGGCTGGTCGATGGAAGAGGTCTATGTTTATATCGCCAAGTTCCGGCGTGAGGTTCGGAACCGGAAACATCACGTCTATATACGTCTCAGGGCTGTCTGGGCACGGAAGCCAGAGACGAAAGAGGAGCCGACACCCGCATAA